In Bombyx mori chromosome 11, ASM3026992v2, one genomic interval encodes:
- the LOC101746377 gene encoding uncharacterized Golgi apparatus membrane protein-like protein CG5021 isoform X1, producing the protein MNHPAMNSATPAVPQVPLLDDDTIAFGEEDNANKQFVHPYIVFFHLVFRCSAIIVYILCGWFSDSFIASFVLVILLLSADFWTVKNISGRLLVGLRWWNYVDDNGKSHWVFEARQSRVNRNESRLFWMGLTLCPLVWSTFFIFCLFGLKFKWMVSCAPTVRDGHSSHRQNRNRIMGACHLIIKICYPRWSHVAIRDAMDNRLTKSSNIGQSLQNECCFLEIVSLEYKIPQIDSGTVSDRERVED; encoded by the exons ATGAACCATCCAGCTATGAATTCGGCAACG CCAGCTGTGCCACAGGTCCCGCTGCTTGATGATGACACCATCGCATTTGGTGAAGAGGATAATGCTAATAAACAGTTTGT CCATCCCTACATAGTGTTCTTCCACCTGGTGTTCCGATGCTCTGCGATAATTGTGTACATCCTGTGTGGGTGGTTCTCCGACTCATTCATTGCAAGCTTCGTATTAGTCATTCTACTGCTGTCTGCAGACTTCTGGACTGTCAAGAATATTAGTG GTCGGTTACTAGTTGGACTGAGGTGGTGGAACTATGTGGACGACAACGGCAAGTCGCACTGGGTGTTCGAGGCCCGTCAG AGCCGGGTCAACAGGAACGAGAGCCGCCTGTTCTGGATGGGCCTGACGCTGTGCCCCTTGGTCTGGTCCACTTTCTTTATATTCTGCCTTTTCGGACTCAAGTTCAAGTGGATGGTAAGTTGTGCCCCCACCGTCCGTGACGGGCACAGTTCTCACAGACAGAACAGAAATAGAATAATGGGCGCTtgtcatttaataataaaaatttgctaCCCTCGTTGGAGTCACGTGGCCATTAGGGACGCCATGGACAACAGACTCACGAAATCATCCAATATTGGTCAGTCGTTACAAAACGAATGTTGTTTTCTTGAAATCGTGAGCTTAGAGTATAAGATACCTCAAATTGACTCTGGCACGGTTAGCGACCGTGAAAGGGTGGAGGATTAG
- the LOC101746238 gene encoding TATA element modulatory factor isoform X2, protein MNWFDTSGITSLAKTALKGAQKTIDKALDIQDDSENEEDQPSPTNNESERSSGKTQSLQNEGDFFTSWGLGMSASNEETINIQPVVTESPSKLNSQSLWGSFAGSFFETQTKGDSAVTIIKPPKAKSLNIIPDTKFGSQDDLFSKSQLVMSDTDGVETKPKPEEPKVEDRRGSSRSNALSFMSSRNESSDSVEVLSHSLKTTPDSEASGQSMSSSSTGQKQNSESVEILLDSLMSPSSIECLGFDSYSSDKNSSLSSNPSPDVNDKKSALGDVTEKPETADSVSLVADDDEDTISYNSISECTAPTVLDTDDKPISPFQKKDTRKLVEKEFLNVDHVTLQKIQVCENSSNDGSCSDRTLNADNDSINLENIEESKKDDHDDVLIEKLSDSSSFYNVNVTSDMTRSGSFINIEQQNCSASQSSSSQKDVSMKERTSPVSSDSKSDLVKVGSDRTSGHTSGDDLETTTSSDIEIIPSPNGDGNSFRNSPAKYGLKPFKFDGSISPNLVDLVLGKSLATKIRGHNRELSEASVQSNNSDDSQNSENERLMRRLCEMTEILEARENRLMEVSRNNAELAESNADLKTQVESLIAKHEGGDINSITEEYTQRMSALEKKFQQAIREKDQLRKQLDNLKSECISRKNSSEFENIIKEKDDVIAQLQEEGEKLSKQQLQHSNIIKKLRVKEKDNEQVIKALRDKIAEQTAEIDRIKRAMAAKEELEVSQIEAVYRLTTNNKKLEIELDETKSALDDTTQRLESTRTSLDAARRELNDLQRNSAELQRRRTLQTKLEDERNMLQGECERLRDEVQRLRIEMVNEEKRWVSREESLRVEVREAREAALEAGGQGPVGGQGAAGAVLEQLAQLQRAALERDNTHLNAIRAKDKQIAELERRVAKAEERERLSRDECAVRDSRLRDLDSRCAYLQGLLDR, encoded by the exons ATGAACTGGTTTGATACGTCAGGTATTACGAGCCTCGCTAAGACTGCGCTCAAAGGTGCTCAGAAGACTATTGATAAGGCTTTGGACATACAGGATGATAGTGAAAATGAGGAAGATCAGCCATCACCAACTAACAACGAGAGCGAACGATCATCAGGTAAGACACAAAGTCTGCAAAATGAAGGTGATTTTTTCACGTCTTGGGGACTAGGGATGAGCGCTAGTAACGAAGAAACAATAAATATCCAGCCCGTCGTTACTGAAAGTCCTTCGAAATTGAACTCGCAGAGTTTGTGGGGTTCCTTCGCCGGTTCTTTTTTCGAAACTCAGACTAAAGGTGATAGTGCAGTCACCATAATTAAACCTCCCAAAGCTAAATCTTTGAACATTATACCTGATACCAAATTTGGAAGTCAGGATGACTTGTTTTCAAAAAGTCAACTTGTTATGTCTGACACTGATGGTGTGGAGACTAAACCTAAGCCTGAGGAGCCTAAAGTTGAAGACAGAAGGGGCTCTTCACGATCTAATGCATTGTCATTTATGTCTAGTCGAAATGAAAGTTCTGATTCTGTCGAAGTACTATCACATAGCCTAAAAACTACACCAGATTCAGAAGCATCTGGACAGTCGATGTCAAGTAGTAGTACAGGTCAAAAACAGAATTCTGAATCAGTGGAGATTCTACTAGATAGTTTGATGAGCCCAAGTTCCATAGAATGTCTTGGATTTGATAGTTATTCAAGTGATAAAAATAGCAGTTTATCATCAAATCCATCACCTGATGTCAATGACAAAAAGTCAGCGCTAGGAGATGTAACAGAAAAGCCAGAGACAGCAGATAGTGTAAGTCTAGTTGCTGATGACGATGAAGACACAATATCCTATAATTCCATCTCTGAATGCACAGCGCCCACTGTACTTGACACGGATGATAAACCAATCAGTCCGTTTCAAAAGAAAGACACAAGGAAGCTAGTAGAAAAAGAATTTCTAAATGTTGATCATGTAACTCTGCAGAAGATTCAGGTTTGTGAAAACTCTTCTAATGATGGCTCATGTTCTGACAGAACCTTAAATGCAGACAATGACAGTATCAACCTAGAAAATATTGAAGAGTCAAAGAAAGATGATCATGATGATGTTTTGATTGAGAAACTTAGTGATTCCTCCTCATTCTACAATGTCAATGTCACCAGTGACATGACAAGATCTGGTAGTTTCATTAATATTGAGCAACAAAACTGTAGTGCATCCCAGAGCAGTAGTTCACAGAAAGATGTCTCCATGAAAGAAAGAACATCTCCAGTCAGTTCTGACAGCAAAAGTGATCTAGTAAAAGTTGGTTCAGACAGAACTTCAGGTCACACTTCAGGAGATGATTTAGAAACGACTACTTCTTCAGACATAGAAATTATACCAAGTCCAAATGGTGATGGAAATAGCTTTAGAAATAGCCCTGCTAAGTATGGACTCAAACCATTCAAATTTGATGGAAGTATTTCTCCTAATTTGGTTGACTTGGTGCTAGGCAAGTCTTTAGCCACAAAAATAAGGGGCCACAACAGGGAACTGTCTGAGGCATCTGTGCAAAGTAACAATAGTGATGACAGTCAAAATTCTGAAAATGAAAGGTTGATGAGGAGGCTGTGTGAAATGACTGAGATATTGGAAGCCAGAGAAAACAGACTGATGGAAGTGAGCAGAAATAATGCAGAACTGGCAGAGTCTAATGCAgatttaaagacacaagttgAGTCTTTAATAGCTAAGCATGAGGGTGGAGATATTAATAGTATAACAGAAGAATATACACAACGGATGTCTGCTTTAGAGAAGAAATTCCAACAGGCCATTAGAGAGAAG GACCAATTAAGAAAGCAATTAGACAACCTCAAGTCTGAATGTATATCTAGGAAGAACTCATCAGAAtttgaaaacataataaaagAGAAAGATGATGTGATAGCCCAGCTGCAGGAGGAAGGCGAAAAGCTATCCAAACAACAATTACAGCATTCCAATATCATTAAAAAGCTGAGGGTTAAAGAAAAAGACAATGAACAAGTTATTAAGGCTCTTCG AGATAAAATCGCAGAGCAAACAGCAGAAATTGATAGGATAAAACGAGCAATGGCTGCCAAAGAGGAACTTGAAGTGAGCCAAATAGAAGCTGTTTATAGGCTCACAACGAACAATAAGAAACTTGAGATCGAATTAGATGAG ACGAAGAGCGCTCTGGACGACACGACTCAGCGGCTCGAAAGCACCAGGACGTCGCTGGACGCGGCCAGGAGGGAGCTCAACGACTTGCAGCGGAACAGCGCAGAGTTGCAGCGGAGGCGCACCTTGCAGACCAAGCTGGAAGATGAGAGGAACATGCTGCAGGGGGAGTGCGAGCGGCTCAGGGATGAGGTGCAGAGGCTGAGGATTGAAATGGTCAATG AGGAGAAGCGCTGGGTGTCACGAGAAGAGTCCCTCCGTGTAGAAGTGCGGGAGGCGCGTGAGGCCGCGCTGGAGGCGGGGGGACAGGGGCCGGTGGGGGGGCAGGGCGCCGCGGGGGCCGTGCTGGAGCAACTCGCGCAGCTGCAGAGGGCAGCACTGGAGAGGGACAACACGCACCTTAATGCCATCCGAGCCAAGGACAAACAAATCG CGGAATTAGAGCGCCGGGTGGCGAAGGCCGAGGAACGCGAGCGACTCTCTCGCGACGAGTGCGCAGTTCGGGACAGCAGGCTGCGAGACCTCGACAGCAGGTGCGCGTATCTGCAGGGATTACTGGACAGGTGA
- the LOC101746377 gene encoding uncharacterized Golgi apparatus membrane protein-like protein CG5021 isoform X2, producing the protein MNHPAMNSATVPLLDDDTIAFGEEDNANKQFVHPYIVFFHLVFRCSAIIVYILCGWFSDSFIASFVLVILLLSADFWTVKNISGRLLVGLRWWNYVDDNGKSHWVFEARQSRVNRNESRLFWMGLTLCPLVWSTFFIFCLFGLKFKWMVSCAPTVRDGHSSHRQNRNRIMGACHLIIKICYPRWSHVAIRDAMDNRLTKSSNIGQSLQNECCFLEIVSLEYKIPQIDSGTVSDRERVED; encoded by the exons ATGAACCATCCAGCTATGAATTCGGCAACG GTCCCGCTGCTTGATGATGACACCATCGCATTTGGTGAAGAGGATAATGCTAATAAACAGTTTGT CCATCCCTACATAGTGTTCTTCCACCTGGTGTTCCGATGCTCTGCGATAATTGTGTACATCCTGTGTGGGTGGTTCTCCGACTCATTCATTGCAAGCTTCGTATTAGTCATTCTACTGCTGTCTGCAGACTTCTGGACTGTCAAGAATATTAGTG GTCGGTTACTAGTTGGACTGAGGTGGTGGAACTATGTGGACGACAACGGCAAGTCGCACTGGGTGTTCGAGGCCCGTCAG AGCCGGGTCAACAGGAACGAGAGCCGCCTGTTCTGGATGGGCCTGACGCTGTGCCCCTTGGTCTGGTCCACTTTCTTTATATTCTGCCTTTTCGGACTCAAGTTCAAGTGGATGGTAAGTTGTGCCCCCACCGTCCGTGACGGGCACAGTTCTCACAGACAGAACAGAAATAGAATAATGGGCGCTtgtcatttaataataaaaatttgctaCCCTCGTTGGAGTCACGTGGCCATTAGGGACGCCATGGACAACAGACTCACGAAATCATCCAATATTGGTCAGTCGTTACAAAACGAATGTTGTTTTCTTGAAATCGTGAGCTTAGAGTATAAGATACCTCAAATTGACTCTGGCACGGTTAGCGACCGTGAAAGGGTGGAGGATTAG
- the LOC101746238 gene encoding TATA element modulatory factor isoform X1: protein MNWFDTSGITSLAKTALKGAQKTIDKALDIQDDSENEEDQPSPTNNESERSSGKTQSLQNEGDFFTSWGLGMSASNEETINIQPVVTESPSKLNSQSLWGSFAGSFFETQTKGDSAVTIIKPPKAKSLNIIPDTKFGSQDDLFSKSQLVMSDTDGVETKPKPEEPKVEDRRGSSRSNALSFMSSRNESSDSVEVLSHSLKTTPDSEASGQSMSSSSTGQKQNSESVEILLDSLMSPSSIECLGFDSYSSDKNSSLSSNPSPDVNDKKSALGDVTEKPETADSVSLVADDDEDTISYNSISECTAPTVLDTDDKPISPFQKKDTRKLVEKEFLNVDHVTLQKIQVCENSSNDGSCSDRTLNADNDSINLENIEESKKDDHDDVLIEKLSDSSSFYNVNVTSDMTRSGSFINIEQQNCSASQSSSSQKDVSMKERTSPVSSDSKSDLVKVGSDRTSGHTSGDDLETTTSSDIEIIPSPNGDGNSFRNSPAKYGLKPFKFDGSISPNLVDLVLGKSLATKIRGHNRELSEASVQSNNSDDSQNSENERLMRRLCEMTEILEARENRLMEVSRNNAELAESNADLKTQVESLIAKHEGGDINSITEEYTQRMSALEKKFQQAIREKDQLRKQLDNLKSECISRKNSSEFENIIKEKDDVIAQLQEEGEKLSKQQLQHSNIIKKLRVKEKDNEQVIKALRDKIAEQTAEIDRIKRAMAAKEELEVSQIEAVYRLTTNNKKLEIELDETKSALDDTTQRLESTRTSLDAARRELNDLQRNSAELQRRRTLQTKLEDERNMLQGECERLRDEVQRLRIEMVNEEKRWVSREESLRVEVREAREAALEAGGQGPVGGQGAAGAVLEQLAQLQRAALERDNTHLNAIRAKDKQIAELERRVAKAEERERLSRDECAVRDSRLRDLDSRCAYLQGLLDSKSGEVETLKTEHEAQVSELKSHLASVESALQQAREALQHQQAQYEALQGQQQPEPEPPSRGDVSPASASDSLSSSLWQAEEGRSTPPGGAALCLQQVLSELSRRDAELQSRREQQRGLLAQRAALQQRVAVLQHALDDLQSLQEQYDALLQMYGEKEEELAELRLDLQDVTALYKQQLDELVALKQALAKR from the exons ATGAACTGGTTTGATACGTCAGGTATTACGAGCCTCGCTAAGACTGCGCTCAAAGGTGCTCAGAAGACTATTGATAAGGCTTTGGACATACAGGATGATAGTGAAAATGAGGAAGATCAGCCATCACCAACTAACAACGAGAGCGAACGATCATCAGGTAAGACACAAAGTCTGCAAAATGAAGGTGATTTTTTCACGTCTTGGGGACTAGGGATGAGCGCTAGTAACGAAGAAACAATAAATATCCAGCCCGTCGTTACTGAAAGTCCTTCGAAATTGAACTCGCAGAGTTTGTGGGGTTCCTTCGCCGGTTCTTTTTTCGAAACTCAGACTAAAGGTGATAGTGCAGTCACCATAATTAAACCTCCCAAAGCTAAATCTTTGAACATTATACCTGATACCAAATTTGGAAGTCAGGATGACTTGTTTTCAAAAAGTCAACTTGTTATGTCTGACACTGATGGTGTGGAGACTAAACCTAAGCCTGAGGAGCCTAAAGTTGAAGACAGAAGGGGCTCTTCACGATCTAATGCATTGTCATTTATGTCTAGTCGAAATGAAAGTTCTGATTCTGTCGAAGTACTATCACATAGCCTAAAAACTACACCAGATTCAGAAGCATCTGGACAGTCGATGTCAAGTAGTAGTACAGGTCAAAAACAGAATTCTGAATCAGTGGAGATTCTACTAGATAGTTTGATGAGCCCAAGTTCCATAGAATGTCTTGGATTTGATAGTTATTCAAGTGATAAAAATAGCAGTTTATCATCAAATCCATCACCTGATGTCAATGACAAAAAGTCAGCGCTAGGAGATGTAACAGAAAAGCCAGAGACAGCAGATAGTGTAAGTCTAGTTGCTGATGACGATGAAGACACAATATCCTATAATTCCATCTCTGAATGCACAGCGCCCACTGTACTTGACACGGATGATAAACCAATCAGTCCGTTTCAAAAGAAAGACACAAGGAAGCTAGTAGAAAAAGAATTTCTAAATGTTGATCATGTAACTCTGCAGAAGATTCAGGTTTGTGAAAACTCTTCTAATGATGGCTCATGTTCTGACAGAACCTTAAATGCAGACAATGACAGTATCAACCTAGAAAATATTGAAGAGTCAAAGAAAGATGATCATGATGATGTTTTGATTGAGAAACTTAGTGATTCCTCCTCATTCTACAATGTCAATGTCACCAGTGACATGACAAGATCTGGTAGTTTCATTAATATTGAGCAACAAAACTGTAGTGCATCCCAGAGCAGTAGTTCACAGAAAGATGTCTCCATGAAAGAAAGAACATCTCCAGTCAGTTCTGACAGCAAAAGTGATCTAGTAAAAGTTGGTTCAGACAGAACTTCAGGTCACACTTCAGGAGATGATTTAGAAACGACTACTTCTTCAGACATAGAAATTATACCAAGTCCAAATGGTGATGGAAATAGCTTTAGAAATAGCCCTGCTAAGTATGGACTCAAACCATTCAAATTTGATGGAAGTATTTCTCCTAATTTGGTTGACTTGGTGCTAGGCAAGTCTTTAGCCACAAAAATAAGGGGCCACAACAGGGAACTGTCTGAGGCATCTGTGCAAAGTAACAATAGTGATGACAGTCAAAATTCTGAAAATGAAAGGTTGATGAGGAGGCTGTGTGAAATGACTGAGATATTGGAAGCCAGAGAAAACAGACTGATGGAAGTGAGCAGAAATAATGCAGAACTGGCAGAGTCTAATGCAgatttaaagacacaagttgAGTCTTTAATAGCTAAGCATGAGGGTGGAGATATTAATAGTATAACAGAAGAATATACACAACGGATGTCTGCTTTAGAGAAGAAATTCCAACAGGCCATTAGAGAGAAG GACCAATTAAGAAAGCAATTAGACAACCTCAAGTCTGAATGTATATCTAGGAAGAACTCATCAGAAtttgaaaacataataaaagAGAAAGATGATGTGATAGCCCAGCTGCAGGAGGAAGGCGAAAAGCTATCCAAACAACAATTACAGCATTCCAATATCATTAAAAAGCTGAGGGTTAAAGAAAAAGACAATGAACAAGTTATTAAGGCTCTTCG AGATAAAATCGCAGAGCAAACAGCAGAAATTGATAGGATAAAACGAGCAATGGCTGCCAAAGAGGAACTTGAAGTGAGCCAAATAGAAGCTGTTTATAGGCTCACAACGAACAATAAGAAACTTGAGATCGAATTAGATGAG ACGAAGAGCGCTCTGGACGACACGACTCAGCGGCTCGAAAGCACCAGGACGTCGCTGGACGCGGCCAGGAGGGAGCTCAACGACTTGCAGCGGAACAGCGCAGAGTTGCAGCGGAGGCGCACCTTGCAGACCAAGCTGGAAGATGAGAGGAACATGCTGCAGGGGGAGTGCGAGCGGCTCAGGGATGAGGTGCAGAGGCTGAGGATTGAAATGGTCAATG AGGAGAAGCGCTGGGTGTCACGAGAAGAGTCCCTCCGTGTAGAAGTGCGGGAGGCGCGTGAGGCCGCGCTGGAGGCGGGGGGACAGGGGCCGGTGGGGGGGCAGGGCGCCGCGGGGGCCGTGCTGGAGCAACTCGCGCAGCTGCAGAGGGCAGCACTGGAGAGGGACAACACGCACCTTAATGCCATCCGAGCCAAGGACAAACAAATCG CGGAATTAGAGCGCCGGGTGGCGAAGGCCGAGGAACGCGAGCGACTCTCTCGCGACGAGTGCGCAGTTCGGGACAGCAGGCTGCGAGACCTCGACAGCAGGTGCGCGTATCTGCAGGGATTACTGGACAG TAAGAGCGGCGAAGTGGAGACCCTGAAAACGGAACACGAGGCGCAGGTATCTGAACTGAAGAGTCACCTCGCCTCCGTCGAGAGCGCGCTGCAGCAGGCCCGCGAGGCGCTCCAACACCAGCAGGCGCAGTACGAGGCGCTGCAG GGGCAGCAGCAGCCGGAGCCGGAGCCGCCGAGCCGCGGCGACGTCTCCCCCGCCTCCGCCTCGGACTCCTTATCCAGCTCGCTGTGGCAAGCC GAGGAGGGCCGCTCCACGCCGCCGGGCGGCGCCGCGCTGTGTCTGCAGCAGGTGCTGTCGGAGCTGTCCCGGCGTGACGCGGAGCTGCAGTCCCGACGCGAGCAGCAGCGCGGCCTGCTGGCCCAGCGCGCCGCCCTGCAGCAGCGCGTGGCCGTGCTGCAGCACGCGCTCGACGACCTGCAG AGCCTGCAGGAGCAGTACGACGCCCTGCTGCAGATGTACGGCGAGAAGGAAGAGGAGCTGGCGGAGCTGAGGCTGGACCTGCAGGACGTCACGGCGCTGTACAAGCAGCAGCTGGACGAGCTTGTGGCGCTGAAGCAGGCGCTCGCCAAGCGATAG
- the LOC101746377 gene encoding uncharacterized Golgi apparatus membrane protein-like protein CG5021 isoform X4, translating into MNHPAMNSATVPLLDDDTIAFGEEDNANKQFVHPYIVFFHLVFRCSAIIVYILCGWFSDSFIASFVLVILLLSADFWTVKNISGRLLVGLRWWNYVDDNGKSHWVFEARQSRVNRNESRLFWMGLTLCPLVWSTFFIFCLFGLKFKWMLLVLIALTLTGANLYGYIKCKFGAKESLKSATTEFMKQQIFQNAPAFMFSQPTPPNAGNTGVV; encoded by the exons ATGAACCATCCAGCTATGAATTCGGCAACG GTCCCGCTGCTTGATGATGACACCATCGCATTTGGTGAAGAGGATAATGCTAATAAACAGTTTGT CCATCCCTACATAGTGTTCTTCCACCTGGTGTTCCGATGCTCTGCGATAATTGTGTACATCCTGTGTGGGTGGTTCTCCGACTCATTCATTGCAAGCTTCGTATTAGTCATTCTACTGCTGTCTGCAGACTTCTGGACTGTCAAGAATATTAGTG GTCGGTTACTAGTTGGACTGAGGTGGTGGAACTATGTGGACGACAACGGCAAGTCGCACTGGGTGTTCGAGGCCCGTCAG AGCCGGGTCAACAGGAACGAGAGCCGCCTGTTCTGGATGGGCCTGACGCTGTGCCCCTTGGTCTGGTCCACTTTCTTTATATTCTGCCTTTTCGGACTCAAGTTCAAGTGGATG CTCCTAGTATTGATCGCCTTGACTCTAACAGGCGCTAATCTCTACGGTTACATAAAGTGTAAGTTCGGAGCCAAAGAGAGCCTCAAGTCAGCGACCACAGAGTTCATGAAGCAGCAGATATTCCAAAACGCACCTGCCTTTATGTTCTCGCAACCCACGCCGCCCAACGCTGGCAACACTGGTGTCGTTTGA
- the LOC101746377 gene encoding uncharacterized Golgi apparatus membrane protein-like protein CG5021 isoform X3, whose amino-acid sequence MNHPAMNSATPAVPQVPLLDDDTIAFGEEDNANKQFVHPYIVFFHLVFRCSAIIVYILCGWFSDSFIASFVLVILLLSADFWTVKNISGRLLVGLRWWNYVDDNGKSHWVFEARQSRVNRNESRLFWMGLTLCPLVWSTFFIFCLFGLKFKWMLLVLIALTLTGANLYGYIKCKFGAKESLKSATTEFMKQQIFQNAPAFMFSQPTPPNAGNTGVV is encoded by the exons ATGAACCATCCAGCTATGAATTCGGCAACG CCAGCTGTGCCACAGGTCCCGCTGCTTGATGATGACACCATCGCATTTGGTGAAGAGGATAATGCTAATAAACAGTTTGT CCATCCCTACATAGTGTTCTTCCACCTGGTGTTCCGATGCTCTGCGATAATTGTGTACATCCTGTGTGGGTGGTTCTCCGACTCATTCATTGCAAGCTTCGTATTAGTCATTCTACTGCTGTCTGCAGACTTCTGGACTGTCAAGAATATTAGTG GTCGGTTACTAGTTGGACTGAGGTGGTGGAACTATGTGGACGACAACGGCAAGTCGCACTGGGTGTTCGAGGCCCGTCAG AGCCGGGTCAACAGGAACGAGAGCCGCCTGTTCTGGATGGGCCTGACGCTGTGCCCCTTGGTCTGGTCCACTTTCTTTATATTCTGCCTTTTCGGACTCAAGTTCAAGTGGATG CTCCTAGTATTGATCGCCTTGACTCTAACAGGCGCTAATCTCTACGGTTACATAAAGTGTAAGTTCGGAGCCAAAGAGAGCCTCAAGTCAGCGACCACAGAGTTCATGAAGCAGCAGATATTCCAAAACGCACCTGCCTTTATGTTCTCGCAACCCACGCCGCCCAACGCTGGCAACACTGGTGTCGTTTGA